CTATGGTGGTTTAGTTGATGAAATTATAATGAGGATAGCTGATATATTTTTATCCTTCCCATATATTCTTTTGGCTATGGCTATAGCTGCTGCTTTGGGACCAGGTCTCTTTCACTCCATAATAGCTATATCTGTAACGTGGTGGCCTGTTTATGCAAGACTTGCAAGAGGTATGACTCTATTTGTTAAAGAAATGAACTATGTGGAGGCTGCTCGGGCTTTAGGTGCGGGAGGCCTTTATATAATTTTTAAACATATCTTGCCTAATATACTGCCTCCGATACTCGTTCAAGCGACTCTTGACATGGGAAATGTAATCTTGGAGGCAGCTGCGCTTAGTTTCATAGGTTTAGGGGCACAACCCCCTCAACCTGAGCTTGGACTTATGGTTAGTATTGGGAGAGGTTACATGAGGGATTATCCGTGGGTTTCTCTCTTTCCAGGCTTAGCGATATTTTTAATGGTCTTAGGCTTTAATCTGTTAGGCGATGGTTTAAGAGACCTTTTAGATCCGAAAGTGAGAAGGAAGCTACTATGAGTGGAAATCTGCTGGAGGTTAGGAATCTTAAAAGCTACTTTTATACGTATGATGGTGTGGTTAAAGCGGTTGATGGGATCAGCTTTTATATAAAGGAGAAGGAATCTTTTGGATTGGTGGGAGAAACCGGTTGTGGAAAGAGCGTAACTGCTCTTTCAGTTATGAGGCTTCTTGACCCTCCTGGAAGGATAGTCGATGGAGAGATCTTATTTGAAGGTCTTGATATTTTGCGTATTCCAGAGGAAAAGATGCGGGAGCTGAGAGGAAGCAGAATCTCAATTATATTTCAAGATTCTATGGCTTCGCTTAATCCCCTTATGAAGATAGGAGATCAGATAGCTGAGGTTTTGAGAAAAGGCAGGAGTAAAGTGGAAAGGGAAGATATAGAGGAGCTTCTCAAGCTAGTGAGGATGCCCTCACCTAGACGAGTGGTAAATTCCTATCCATTTGAGCTTTCAGGTGGGATGAGGCAGAGAGCAATGATAGCCATGATGCTTGCTTCTAAACCGCGATTGCTTATAGCGGATGAGCCCACTACCGCTTTGGATGTAACCACACAGGTTCAGATTTTGAATCTTCTTAAAGATATGAAAGAAAATATGGGACTTTCTGTATGGCTTATAACTCATGATCTTGGTGTTGTAGCAGAGTTTTGTGATAGAGTTTGTGTTATGTATGCTGGAAAGATTATCGAATGTGGTAGCGTTAGGGAGATATTTAAGGAGCCTCTTCACCCTTACACTATAGGGTTACTTAGTTCCATTCCGGTTGTTAATAGGAGGGTTGATAGACTTTCGAGTATTCCGGGAAATGTTCCTAATCTTATAAATCCACCTTTAGGTTGTAGGTTTCATCCAAGGTGTTCATACGCTTTTTCTTTGTGCTCTGAAAGGGTCCCTGAGGAAACGCGAGTAAGCGAGACTCACACGGTTTTCTGTCATCTTTACTCTTAGGGGAGAGGAGATATTAGCTTTGAATGAGATTATCCTGAAGGTCGAGGATTTAAGGAAGTATTTTCCTATAAAGGCCGGTATTTTCGGCAAGGTATCGGGATATGTTAGATCTGTAGATGGGATTAATCTGACCATAAGTAGGGGAGAAGCCCTTGCCCTTGTTGGTGAAAGCGGTTGTGGTAAAACGACCTTTGGAAGGCTCGTTTTAAGGCTTATAGAACCTACCTCAGGGAGGATATTCTTTGATGGAATTGATATAACTGGCCTTTCAAGTAAGGAACTAAGGCCCTTAAGAAGAAGGATGCAGATAGTTTTTCAGGATTCCCTTTCCTCTTTGAACCCTCGAATGATGGTTAAGGAGATATTGTCGGAACCTTTTAAGCTTCAGGGAGGTTTTTCTTCGAGGGAAATCAGAAGAAAGATTATTAAGCTTCTTGAAATGGTTGGCTTAGGGGAAGAACATATGTATAGGTATCCTCATGAACTTTCAGGTGGACAGAGACAAAGGGTTTGTATATTAAGGGCTATTTCTTTAAATCCAGAGTTCTTAGTTTTGGATGAGCCCACATCTGCTTTAGATGTTTCTGTACAAGCTCAGATACTTAATTTACTTAAAAGCCTTCAAGAGGAATATAGGCTGAGCTATCTTTTTATAACTCATGACTTGGGTATAGTTCGCTTTATTAGTGACCGTGTTGCGATAATGTATCTCGGTAAAATAGTGGAGCTTGCCTATAATGAGGAGCTCTTTAAGAATCCTCTTCATCCTTATACGAGATCTCTTCTTTCCTCTATCTTTATACCTGATCCAGATGTTAAAAGGATTAAAGAGTTTGTTTTTGGAGAGGTACCAGCTTCAACAAATATACCTTCAGGCTGTCGGTTTCATCCTAGGTGCCCTTATGCTTTAGATATTTGTTATACGGAAGAACCTATCTTACAAGATAAAGGAAATCATCACTTTGTTGCTTGTCATATTCATCTACATTGAAGTTCACAGATGGATACGCTTACCTTTATAAGGTTTTTTCTTCAAGTGAGTTAAGTATTTCTTTTGTTTCCTCATAAAGCTTCATTAAGACCTTTTGATATTCTCTTTCTCCCCTCTCAACTAAGCTCATCTCCTCTTCAATTTTCCTCGTGAAGTCCTCATCCGTGTATTGTGGATATTGTTCTCTTAGATGTCTATAAACCTCTATGCCAAGTTTGGTTGGGAATAGGAATCCGTTTTTCTGTACTACATAGTGTCTTTCAAGTAAAGTTTCAATTATAGTAGCATAGGTTGATGGTCTTCCGAGACCGCTTTTTTGCATCATCTCTATGAGAGACCCTTGAGTGAATGGATAGGCCTTAGGTAGCGTTATAACTTTAGACTCTTTTATGTCTAAGGAAAGACTCCCTTTTTCAAGGAGCTCTTTCCCTAAAGGAAAGATGCTTAAGGGTGTTAAAGTGGAAAATCCTGGTTCCAATATCTTTAAGGTTAGGCTTTCCTCTTTTTCCATATGGTCAAGGGAAAGTAAAACCTTTCCCCTTAATACCCTTGCGTTTTTCATTTGAGAGGCTATGAATCTTCTAAATATCAGAGTGTAAAGGGAAACCGCTTTAGATGAGAGTGGGGGCTTACCGGTAGTATATATGTAGCTTAAGAGCTCTCCCTTATCCCATGGATGAGTTGGCCTTATTCCTTCGTGAGCTCCTCCATCTCCCCATGTTCTTCCTTGGAATAGATTTTCTCCAAGCTTTTCTAATATATACTCTTTAGCTATAGATATGCCTTTACCGCTTATCCTGAAGGAATCGGTTCTATGATAAGTTATAAGACCTCTTTCAAAAAGCTCTTGAGCAAGGGTCATGGTCTCCTCAGCGCTCCAACCGTATCTTGTAGAAGCCTCTTTAAGCATATTTGCGGTATCGAAAGGAGGGAGAGGAGAAATCTCTTCCTCGGATAGGCTTATAAGCTTTAGATGAAGGTGACGCGGTTTTGAACCTTTGATATCCTCTTTTTTAGCTAAGGGAAACTCAACCCTTATATTGGGATCAGCTGATATCCTTAATATGTACTCCTTTTCCTTTCTCTCTTTTTCTTTCTCTATGATCCAACCTAAAACAGGGGTTTGAACTCTGCCTGCTGAAAGCCATTTTTGTTTGAAGGTCTCTTGAAGAAGTTGACTTAGGGAAAAACCGAACCATCTATCAGCTATTCTTCTTATAAATTGAGCTTCAACCAGCGGTTCATTAATATCTCTTGGTTCATCTATTGCTTCTAAAAAGGCTCTTTTCGTTATTTCGTGAAATTCAGCTCTTTTAAAATCTGGTGAATAAGGTTTTATATAACAGGCTAGGTCCCAAGCGATCTTTTCTCCTTCTGTATCTGGGTCTGTAGCTATAAAGGCTACGTCTGCTTCTAAGGCTAGCTCTTTTAATCCCTCGATTATCTCTCTCTTTTCATCAAAGGCTGGTACCTTGCATCTTGGGCAGATTTCTTGAACGGTTTGTTCCCCACAGGTTTGACATCTCTTTATTGTGTCATAGTGGGGTATAAAGGATCCATCTTTTACTTCTACTCCGAAAAGGCCAAGCTCATATACTAGATCAGCTACATGTCCTTTCGATGCGGCTATTAAAAGGGTATATTTGAGGGCGTTTACTTCATAGACATCTATGCCGTGGACTCTTCTTCTTTGAGGTGATCCAAAGAAAGAGGCCAAAGTCCTAGCCTTATTTGGTGATTCAACGATAATCAGGGCGGTTTTGAAGAGATCTTTTGGTATGGCGTCTATCTTGGTCAGCTCTTGCCTTTCTTTGTCCACCTTGTTTAGAACCTCCATTACCTTATCATGGTCGAAGGTTTTGAAGGAAAATTCTTCGAAGAAGTATCTTGCCTTTTTCTCAAGAAGGTGTAAGGCTTTTTCATCGTCAACTATAACTATTGATAAACCTTGTAGCAGTCCTCCTGAGCATAGCCTAGAGGTTCTACCTGCAGCTTGTAGGTATCCAGTGACATCCGGTATCATTAAATAAATTTCCCCATCTATTATTCTTATAGGGCTTTCAGGGCTTGAGGCTACTTGAGCTAGGAACTCTGGATTAGCGAGCTTCTCTGATAAGAAAAGCCTTATCTCATCCAGTAGCTTTTTGGATCTTTCTGTGAGCTTTTCTTCTTCCTTCTCAAGAATGTTTCTCAAAAAGGGGAGATATCTTCTTTCAACCTCCGGGTGATCCTCAAGGAGTTTTCTTAATGAAGTAAGTGCGTTAAACAGAGCTATTGAAGAAGTTTCCACCTTCAAGTTTATAAACATTTTAGGAACTCCTATGAAGATAGCATATCTCGTTTCAGGTATGTCAAGTCCTCGAGTGAGAGGGTTTCTACCGGAAGCTATACCTACCAGAACATCTACTTCCCCCTTTAAAAAAGCTTCTAAGTCTGCTTCCTCATAGCTCAGAGCCTTTATCCCTTTAATTTCAAATTTTTTGATAACCTCACTTACAGATTCCTTGCCTTTATCAGGGGATACAAAGATTAAACCCCTATTTCCTAATTTTTTTACAAGGTTTACCGTTTCATCTATCATACCGCTTAATGTCATTCGCTTAGGCCTTAATACAAGATCCTCAACTTTTCTTAAGAAAGAGGCACTTTTTCCAATTTCTAAGTCCAGTAATTCACGGAATAAAGCTACTCTTACATTTTTGGGCTTTGCTGTTGCTGAAGAAACTATTAGAACTCCTTTCGCAAGCTTTTTAAGTTCCTCGAGCTTTCTTCTTCCTTCTTCTATCTTTTGCCAAGATTCTTTCGAAGGTCTCCTTAAAAGCTTAATGGATAGATAAAGGAAGGAAAGCGTTTCATCTACCGCCTCTTTTGGTATACCTAGAAGCCCTAAAATTCTATCTACGCTCCTTGATTGTTTTAGTAAGGCATCTACATCATCAACAAAAACGAAATCAAAGGGCTTTGGTATATCTTCATAGCTTTTTACTAAGAACATGGTTGTTGAAACAAGTATGTCAAAATCTCCATTTTTAAGCTTCTCTCTTTCATCGTTTTTCATGTCCATAGCTATAAGTATTTTCTTTTTACCATCGTTATATTTTTTAAGAAGATTTTCTGCTTGTTCCACAAGCAGGCGTGTTGGGAAGAGGAGGTATGACTTTCCATCTAAAAATAGGGATGCTATTATACCGAAGGTTGTTTTGCCGATCCCTGGAGGGGCGACTATGGCAAAGGATCTTTTAAGAAATAGCCTTCGTGCCCATGTTCTTTGGAGAGACCAAGGATCGCTACCAACTTTTTCCTTAAAGAAGTTTACAAATTCCCATTCGCTTTTTCTCAAATCATAAATACTTTTAAGTTTTTTTAAGGAACCTCTTTCGCTTAATTTTTTTACTATATCTTCTAAGGTTATGTTATCTTCCTCAGGCAAACAAAGCTCACAAGGAAGCCCTTTAAGTAGCCTAAGGCTTGAGATTTTTCCCTCACAGTTTGGACAGGCTTTTTCGAATATAGCTTCTGCCATTTTGCATCAACCCACCTTTAAAAGTAATGGTCTTACTGTTTCTGGAGGTATATCATAGGCCTTGCTCTCTATTATAACTGTAAGGTCATATATTTCCATCTCCTTTTGGCAAAGAAGCTCTATAAAGCTTCCTATGGAGAATAGGTTATTTCTTATTAGTGGAGATTTGGTAACGCTATTATAAAATCTCTTAAGAAGCTTTCTCTCAATCAGGGGATCTTTAAGATCAGTAAATTTTCCTATTTCTTCTCCCCATGGCGTATTTGATAAGGGTTTTAAAAAATCCTCTATTTTTTTAGCTTGGGTTAATTCCTTGAGTTTTTTATTATTTAAATATCTTCCAAATGGGAGTGTGTAGGAAAAGATCTTCTCTTCTCTAAGGCTAAAGTAGTTTTTCGCTCTTATTATCCATCCTAGATTTATTAAATCGCATTGCATTCCGAAGTAAAAATTATTTATATCTTTATCTATTGGATCTAGAGTTTCATTTAACTGTATTAGCTCCTTGAAAAAGCCGTAATCCAGGATCATCTCAATTCCAAATATTGTTTCTACGTCCTCTTCAGGTAGCTTCCCTTCAAGGTATTCGCCGTAAGAGCTTTTCCTTAATACCTCCACAGCTTCACTGAGTTTTCTTGCGGATAAAAGCTCATCTATGTCTAAATAGGAGAGTCCTTTAAGATCGTATAAGGCTTCCTTTGAGATTTCTTCGCCATTCTTAAGCTTACTTGTTAAGATTCTTTTTATATTATCTATTTCAAATCTCTTTATGGTTGCTTTTAGGAACTCTCTTGACCTTTTAGGCATAAACTCGAGTACCTTAAGATATATATCTATTATAGAGCTTTTAAGGAGCCTTTCTAGACCCTCTCTAGAGTATGGTAAAGGCTTATCTTTACCATAGGGGGTCTTTTTGATTATATCAACTAGTCCCTCTAAGCTTTTTGAATTTAAGGCCTCTTCTAGGACCTCTTTATTTAATAGCTCTCCTCTTATAGCTCTTATTCGGGCGAAGGCTGCTGAATAGTCTATTACTTTCATTATCTCCAGAATACCTCTATTGCTTTAAGGATTGCTTTTTCCGTTTTTGGGATAACTTTTTCCCTGAGCTCTTTAGCTTCTTCTCTGCTCTTAGCGATAATTTCCTCAGCCTTGCTTTCCGCTTCTAATTTGGCTTCGCTTAAGATCTTTTCTTCTTTTTCCCTTAAGTCTTTGAAAATATCAGCTAATCTTTGTTCCTTTTCTTTCAAGTATTCTTCCCAAGCTTCTTCTATTTCTTCTTTGGTTTTTTCCACTATTGCTCTTGCGGTTCTTTCTGCTTCAAGTAGTTGTCTTATAGCGTTCTCCATGCCTTGATCACCCCCGATGGTATTTTATCATAAGAGGCTTCCAATTTGATAAAATAACACGCTTACAATCCAGCCTAAGATCAGTGAGTAGAGAGTTGTAATCATGGCGAATTTTAAGCTGCTTTCCTTTTTAATTGTAGCGATAGTTGCTATACATGGTATGTATATGAGAGTCATTAGCATAAAAGCATATGCGGAAAGCGGCGTGAAAATATCCTTTAGTATTTCCTTAAGAGATTCTTCCTCTGCACCGTATAGGGTTCCTAATGTTCCTATTACTGTTTCTTTAGCAACGATTCCAAAGAGTAGAGCTACGCTCGCTTGCCATGTTCCAAAGCCAGCAGGTTTAAAAATGGGTGCTATAGTTTTGCCGATAGCTCCAATTACTGAATTTTCAGAAGCGTATTCAACTCCTATTGGAAGGGATGAGAGCATCCATATTAGTATAACAGCAAGGGCTATTACAGTTCCGGCTCTCTTTATAAATGTCAGGCTTCTTAGCCACATCTGTAGTAAGATGTTTCTTAAAGCTGGTAATCTATAAGGCGGAAGCTCCATAACGAAGGGAGCGCTCTCTTCTTTAAAGAATAAGCTTTTTGCTACTTTGGCTACAATTAAAGCGAGAAGGATTCCTGTTAGATATAAGGAGAAGATGATCAATCCCTGGTGTTTTTGAAAGAAGGCACTGGCGAAGAGTACATAAACGGGGAGCCTTGCTGAGCAACTCATTAGTGGAATTATAAGTATAGTTAGCAATCTATCTTTTCTTGATTCAAGGGTTCTTGTGGCCATGATGGCAGGCACATTACAGCCGAATCCCAGTAAAAGGGGAATGAAAGATTTTCCATGTAGTCCCAAAGTGTGCATAACTCTATCCATAATAAAAGCTGCCCTAGCTAAATACCCGCTATCTTCCAATACAGATACTCCTAAGAAGAGAAGAGCGATGTTAGGTAGAAAGACCAATACGCTTCCTACACCGGCAAGGACTCCATCAAGTAAAAATGAGATAAGCCAAGGGGATACGGCCTTATCCTCTAAGGCTTCCTTTAGGTAATCCCTTAAGCTTGCGAAGCCGGTATCTATTAAGTCGGCCAGAGGATTGCCTATGTAGAAAACGAGGTAAAAAAGCAAATACATAAGGGATAGAAATATGGGGAAGCTAAGAAACTTATTGAGCAGGATTTTGTCAAGCTTATCTGAGAAGGTTAGAGCTTTCACTTCCTTCTGATTAGTACATTCTCTAGTCAGTCCCTTTAAGAAGGAATATCGCTTTTCTATGATAAAGCTCTCGATGCTTTCCCCGTATATCTTTTCTATTTTATTTTCCGTTTCTAATATGATTCTCTCTATTTCTTCTGACAAGGGTTTCCCAATGAACTTGTCTTTGAAGTCTGGGTCTCCTTCTAAAAGCCTTAAAGCTACGGAGCGGGGCGAAATGCTAATATCGTAGTTTTCCTTAAGCATATTTTCTATCCTTTCAATGGCTTCTTCTACTTCTTTTCCATAATTTATTTTAAGGGGTTTTGGCCTTTTGGATATATTTTCTAAAATCTTTTCCTTTAAATTTTCTATACCTATACCTTGGTTAGCGACCGTTTCCACTATTTCTACACCAAGTATCTGTGATAGTTTTAGGTTGTCTATCTTTAATCCCATAGCATATACCATATCCATCATATTAAAATCTAAGAGAAGGTTAAGCCCCATTTCAAGAAGCTGCGAGGCTAAGTAAAGGTTTCTTTCTAGGTTTGTAGCATCTATAATGACAACTACAAGATCGGGTCTTTCTTGAATAAGAAAGTCTCTTGCGATCCTTTCATCTATAGAGTATGCGCTTAAACTGTATATTCCTGGTAGATCAATAACTTTAATTTTTTTACCTTTGTAATCTAATATGCCTTCCTTTTTCTCTACAGTTGTTCCAGGCCAGTTTCCTACTTTTTCTCTTGTACCACATAAAATATTAAAAACGGTTGTTTTCCCAGAGTTAGGGTTCCCAGCTAAAGCTATCTTAGCTTCCAATTTTTAAGCCACCTCCTCCACTAATATTTTGTGAGATAATCCTCTTCCGATGGCGAATCTTAGGTTATCCTTTATCACTATGATTGGGCCATCCGAGTTAGTTAAAACGCATAGATATTCTCCTTCCAGTAGACCTAATTCCTGCAATTTTTTAGCTGTTGTTTTTCCAGCAATTATTTTTTTAATTTTTATCTTTTTACCGCTTTCTATCATTGACAAAGGTATCATCCTGAAATCACCTCTACTAAGATTTTTTCCGCTTCTTCTTTTCTCAAAGAAACGTTTGTTCCCTTAATTAAGATTTCTATTGGATCCCCCAAGGGAGCAACATTTTTTACCTCTAGTTCCTCTCCTTTTATAAATCCCATATCGAGTAGTCTTCTTTTGAGAGATCCTGCTGCTATAATCTTGATTATTCTGGCTTTCGAACCTATATTTAGCTCATTTAGGCTTTTAAGGGGGGTATCGATTTGATTTTCCAGGTTTTTTTCTGCCTCGAAGGAGCTCACAAAGCTTATTAGCTTTTCTAAGGTCTCATTACTTAAGAAATGCTCCATCTTACAAGCGTCACTTTCCGCAATCTCCTCTCTAACCTTGAGTATGTTTATTAGAAATCTTTTAAGCATGGTATGTCTATCCTTTATGGCTTTGGCTATGTTTATGCCGGCTTGGGTAAGCTCTATATATCCATACTTTTCTTGCTCTATTAATTTCATTTCCTTTAGCTTTTTTAAAGACTCTACAGC
The Synergistota bacterium genome window above contains:
- a CDS encoding ABC transporter permease, translating into MKRSEFKYTLFLIKRNYLIMLGLAIVSMVVFLGLFAPLLATHDPEDMVFSDRLKPPSLKHLLGTDDNGMDIFSRILYGIRFDLTIAFVVIAVVSVFGTLLGVISGYYGGLVDEIIMRIADIFLSFPYILLAMAIAAALGPGLFHSIIAISVTWWPVYARLARGMTLFVKEMNYVEAARALGAGGLYIIFKHILPNILPPILVQATLDMGNVILEAAALSFIGLGAQPPQPELGLMVSIGRGYMRDYPWVSLFPGLAIFLMVLGFNLLGDGLRDLLDPKVRRKLL
- a CDS encoding ABC transporter ATP-binding protein, with the translated sequence MSGNLLEVRNLKSYFYTYDGVVKAVDGISFYIKEKESFGLVGETGCGKSVTALSVMRLLDPPGRIVDGEILFEGLDILRIPEEKMRELRGSRISIIFQDSMASLNPLMKIGDQIAEVLRKGRSKVEREDIEELLKLVRMPSPRRVVNSYPFELSGGMRQRAMIAMMLASKPRLLIADEPTTALDVTTQVQILNLLKDMKENMGLSVWLITHDLGVVAEFCDRVCVMYAGKIIECGSVREIFKEPLHPYTIGLLSSIPVVNRRVDRLSSIPGNVPNLINPPLGCRFHPRCSYAFSLCSERVPEETRVSETHTVFCHLYS
- a CDS encoding ABC transporter ATP-binding protein, producing the protein MLALNEIILKVEDLRKYFPIKAGIFGKVSGYVRSVDGINLTISRGEALALVGESGCGKTTFGRLVLRLIEPTSGRIFFDGIDITGLSSKELRPLRRRMQIVFQDSLSSLNPRMMVKEILSEPFKLQGGFSSREIRRKIIKLLEMVGLGEEHMYRYPHELSGGQRQRVCILRAISLNPEFLVLDEPTSALDVSVQAQILNLLKSLQEEYRLSYLFITHDLGIVRFISDRVAIMYLGKIVELAYNEELFKNPLHPYTRSLLSSIFIPDPDVKRIKEFVFGEVPASTNIPSGCRFHPRCPYALDICYTEEPILQDKGNHHFVACHIHLH
- the rgy gene encoding reverse gyrase is translated as MAEAIFEKACPNCEGKISSLRLLKGLPCELCLPEEDNITLEDIVKKLSERGSLKKLKSIYDLRKSEWEFVNFFKEKVGSDPWSLQRTWARRLFLKRSFAIVAPPGIGKTTFGIIASLFLDGKSYLLFPTRLLVEQAENLLKKYNDGKKKILIAMDMKNDEREKLKNGDFDILVSTTMFLVKSYEDIPKPFDFVFVDDVDALLKQSRSVDRILGLLGIPKEAVDETLSFLYLSIKLLRRPSKESWQKIEEGRRKLEELKKLAKGVLIVSSATAKPKNVRVALFRELLDLEIGKSASFLRKVEDLVLRPKRMTLSGMIDETVNLVKKLGNRGLIFVSPDKGKESVSEVIKKFEIKGIKALSYEEADLEAFLKGEVDVLVGIASGRNPLTRGLDIPETRYAIFIGVPKMFINLKVETSSIALFNALTSLRKLLEDHPEVERRYLPFLRNILEKEEEKLTERSKKLLDEIRLFLSEKLANPEFLAQVASSPESPIRIIDGEIYLMIPDVTGYLQAAGRTSRLCSGGLLQGLSIVIVDDEKALHLLEKKARYFFEEFSFKTFDHDKVMEVLNKVDKERQELTKIDAIPKDLFKTALIIVESPNKARTLASFFGSPQRRRVHGIDVYEVNALKYTLLIAASKGHVADLVYELGLFGVEVKDGSFIPHYDTIKRCQTCGEQTVQEICPRCKVPAFDEKREIIEGLKELALEADVAFIATDPDTEGEKIAWDLACYIKPYSPDFKRAEFHEITKRAFLEAIDEPRDINEPLVEAQFIRRIADRWFGFSLSQLLQETFKQKWLSAGRVQTPVLGWIIEKEKERKEKEYILRISADPNIRVEFPLAKKEDIKGSKPRHLHLKLISLSEEEISPLPPFDTANMLKEASTRYGWSAEETMTLAQELFERGLITYHRTDSFRISGKGISIAKEYILEKLGENLFQGRTWGDGGAHEGIRPTHPWDKGELLSYIYTTGKPPLSSKAVSLYTLIFRRFIASQMKNARVLRGKVLLSLDHMEKEESLTLKILEPGFSTLTPLSIFPLGKELLEKGSLSLDIKESKVITLPKAYPFTQGSLIEMMQKSGLGRPSTYATIIETLLERHYVVQKNGFLFPTKLGIEVYRHLREQYPQYTDEDFTRKIEEEMSLVERGEREYQKVLMKLYEETKEILNSLEEKTL
- a CDS encoding V-type ATPase subunit, translated to MKVIDYSAAFARIRAIRGELLNKEVLEEALNSKSLEGLVDIIKKTPYGKDKPLPYSREGLERLLKSSIIDIYLKVLEFMPKRSREFLKATIKRFEIDNIKRILTSKLKNGEEISKEALYDLKGLSYLDIDELLSARKLSEAVEVLRKSSYGEYLEGKLPEEDVETIFGIEMILDYGFFKELIQLNETLDPIDKDINNFYFGMQCDLINLGWIIRAKNYFSLREEKIFSYTLPFGRYLNNKKLKELTQAKKIEDFLKPLSNTPWGEEIGKFTDLKDPLIERKLLKRFYNSVTKSPLIRNNLFSIGSFIELLCQKEMEIYDLTVIIESKAYDIPPETVRPLLLKVG
- the feoB gene encoding ferrous iron transport protein B: MEAKIALAGNPNSGKTTVFNILCGTREKVGNWPGTTVEKKEGILDYKGKKIKVIDLPGIYSLSAYSIDERIARDFLIQERPDLVVVIIDATNLERNLYLASQLLEMGLNLLLDFNMMDMVYAMGLKIDNLKLSQILGVEIVETVANQGIGIENLKEKILENISKRPKPLKINYGKEVEEAIERIENMLKENYDISISPRSVALRLLEGDPDFKDKFIGKPLSEEIERIILETENKIEKIYGESIESFIIEKRYSFLKGLTRECTNQKEVKALTFSDKLDKILLNKFLSFPIFLSLMYLLFYLVFYIGNPLADLIDTGFASLRDYLKEALEDKAVSPWLISFLLDGVLAGVGSVLVFLPNIALLFLGVSVLEDSGYLARAAFIMDRVMHTLGLHGKSFIPLLLGFGCNVPAIMATRTLESRKDRLLTILIIPLMSCSARLPVYVLFASAFFQKHQGLIIFSLYLTGILLALIVAKVAKSLFFKEESAPFVMELPPYRLPALRNILLQMWLRSLTFIKRAGTVIALAVILIWMLSSLPIGVEYASENSVIGAIGKTIAPIFKPAGFGTWQASVALLFGIVAKETVIGTLGTLYGAEEESLKEILKDIFTPLSAYAFMLMTLIYIPCIATIATIKKESSLKFAMITTLYSLILGWIVSVLFYQIGSLL
- a CDS encoding ferrous iron transport protein A, whose amino-acid sequence is MIPLSMIESGKKIKIKKIIAGKTTAKKLQELGLLEGEYLCVLTNSDGPIIVIKDNLRFAIGRGLSHKILVEEVA
- a CDS encoding metal-dependent transcriptional regulator, giving the protein MFTLTPALEDYLEGILTLKEEKGVVRVKDLASLLKVKASSAVESLKKLKEMKLIEQEKYGYIELTQAGINIAKAIKDRHTMLKRFLINILKVREEIAESDACKMEHFLSNETLEKLISFVSSFEAEKNLENQIDTPLKSLNELNIGSKARIIKIIAAGSLKRRLLDMGFIKGEELEVKNVAPLGDPIEILIKGTNVSLRKEEAEKILVEVISG